The Microcoleus sp. FACHB-672 genomic interval GGTGAAATGTTGAACAGGCAACTCGGAAAAATTAAGGCTAGGAAATTCTACTGGGAGCCGGTATTGGCAGCTTTCTGACGCTGGCGACGAGTAGCGATCCGTTTAGCTAAAGCCAAAGTAGCCTCTTTATTATGAGACCTAGTATGGCATGAAGGACAAAGCGTCATCATGTTTTGTAGATCAGCAGAGCCTCCTTCA includes:
- a CDS encoding HNH endonuclease signature motif containing protein, translating into MNPKAHGHYLILYSEGGSADLQNMMTLCPSCHTRSHNKEATLALAKRIATRRQRQKAANTGSQ